The sequence TACGTAATCGTCTATCGCGCCGATAAACATAGCCGCCTTCAGTGTGTGGTTATGCACCTATATAATCCCGCCTAAATGAACTAAGAAAAAACGGCCATGCTGATTGTTATCTCTCCCGCTAAAAACCTCGATTACGAATCTCCCGTCCCTACCGCCAAAAGTACGAAAGCCGCATTGTTGGATGATGCCAGTGAGTTGATGGCGGGGTTGAAAACGCTCGCGCCTCAGGATGTGTCTCAATTGATGGGCATCAGCGATAAGCTCGGTCTGCTTAATTACGATCGCTTTCAGGAGTGGCAATTACCGCTCACCAAAAAAAATGCGCGACAGGCGTTGCTGGCGTTTAAAGGCGATGTGTACGTGGGCTTGGACGCTTACAATTTTTCGACTGAGGATTTCGAATTTGCGCAGCAGCACTTGCGGATCTTATCCGGCCTGTACGGGGTACTGAAACCGCTGGATCTGGTTGCGCCTTACCGGCTGGAAATGGGTACCCGCTTCGCTAATGACCGCGGTAAAGACCTCTACGCCTTCTGGGGCGACAAGGTTACCGCTGAGCTCAATAAACCCCTCAAAAAGCTCGCCAGCAATACCCTGATTAACCTGGCGTCTAACGAGTATTTTAAATCGGTTAAACCCGCGCACCTGCAAGCGCAAATTATCACGCCGGTGTTTAAAGATTGGAAAAACGGCACCTACAAAATCATCAGCTTTTTCGCTAAAAAGGCGAGGGGCCGGATGAGCGCCTATATTATTAAGAATCAAATTACC comes from Teredinibacter turnerae and encodes:
- the yaaA gene encoding peroxide stress protein YaaA → MLIVISPAKNLDYESPVPTAKSTKAALLDDASELMAGLKTLAPQDVSQLMGISDKLGLLNYDRFQEWQLPLTKKNARQALLAFKGDVYVGLDAYNFSTEDFEFAQQHLRILSGLYGVLKPLDLVAPYRLEMGTRFANDRGKDLYAFWGDKVTAELNKPLKKLASNTLINLASNEYFKSVKPAHLQAQIITPVFKDWKNGTYKIISFFAKKARGRMSAYIIKNQITDPESIKNFDWDGYQYNSAMSDADQWVFTRKQ